A genomic region of Anas platyrhynchos isolate ZD024472 breed Pekin duck chromosome 19, IASCAAS_PekinDuck_T2T, whole genome shotgun sequence contains the following coding sequences:
- the LOC101789767 gene encoding kinesin-like protein KIF2A: MDSMAREFGLIQLGTYVEIKRSDGRIHPAMVTELHESTSSITVEWIEKGTNKGKQVNLQLIFDLNPHLAPRSTSMSSVEAPLSDKGDQSLVSEGQPQPIKVEEPSGDSRGPAGVQLGSRPRWALPGVWQIERLRDHRERRRLAMREQRAQQATASLQSRADMLAMIQECRRQLDCEALQASIPQQPHRICVCVRKRPLNQREIELNDIDVVTVPCQDVVMVHEAKQKLDLTQYLDNQIFRFDYVFDDCATNELVYRHTAQPLVETIFQGGMASCFAYGQTGSGKTHTMRGGFSSKSSECSKGIYILVAEDVFRRLKDPSCPILELRVYGAFFEIYGGKVFDLLNSKKRLRVLEDGKHQIQVVGLREEEVTSVEDVSKLIEIGSKCRTSGQTSANSHSSRSHAIFQIILRKRGYLYAKFSLIDLAGNERGADISTADRQTRLEGADINKSLLALKECIRALGHNKAHTPFRASKLTQVLRDSFIGENSRTCMIATVSPGMRSCEHSLNTLRYANRVKELVVNLNSLGQSRQEVPRFLHRIKDTKKPWAVQNPSGTPELQLSGVQPDKEVSPQIFTFNAKGKAQKKRKEADEKALLEEHQESLRWLKAFLQVAEEIDYNVDFYAAQFESVLGQKIGTLTEIQEKVKLFRSILCKEEQGSNQSCMKRSRVL; the protein is encoded by the coding sequence ATGGACAGCATGGCCAGAGAGTTCGGGCTCATCCAGCTGGGCACCTACGTGGAGATCAAGCGCAGCGATGGGCGCATCCATCCAGCGATGGTGACAGAGCTCCATGAAAGCACCTCCAGCATCACTGTGGAGTGGATCGAGAAAGGGACCAACAAGGGCAAGCAGGTGAATCTCCAGCTTATCTTTGACCTCAACCCTCACCTGGCCCCAAGGAGCACATCCATGAGCAGCGTCGAGGCCCCGCTGTCAGACAAAGGAGACCAGAGCCTGGTGAGCGAAGGGCAGCCACAGCCCATCAAAGTGGAGGAGCCGTCTGGAGACAGCAGGGGCCCTGCAGGAGTCCAGCTTGGCTCCAGACCCAGGTGGGCATTACCAGGCGTGTGGCAGATTGAAAGGCTGCGAGACCACCGGGAACGCCGTCGGCTGGCGATGCGGGAGCAGCGAGCTCAGCAGGCCACCGCGTCGCTCCAGTCCAGGGCTGACATGCTGGCCATGATCCAGGAGTGCCGCAGACAGCTGGACTGCGAGGCGCTGCAGGCCTCCATACCCCAGCAGCCCCATcgcatctgtgtgtgtgtccgGAAGCGGCCGCTGAACCAGCGGGAGATTGAGCTCAACGACATTGACGTGGTGACTGTGCCCTGCCAGGACGTGGTGATGGTGCATGAAGCCAAGCAGAAGCTGGACCTCACGCAGTATCTGGACAACCAGATCTTCCGCTTTGACTATGTCTTTGATGACTGTGCCACCAACGAGCTGGTGTACAGGCAcactgcccagcccctggtggagaCCATCTTCCAGGGGGGCATGGCCAGTTGCTTTGCCTACGGTCAGACGGGCAGCGGCAAGACACATACCATGAGGGGAGGCTTCTCTAGCAAGAGCTCTGAGTGCTCCAAGGGGATCTACATCCTGGTTGCTGAGGACGTCTTCCGCAGGCTGAAGGATCCTAGCTGCCCAATACTGGAGCTTCGAGTCTATGGGGCTTTCTTTGAGATTTATGGGGGCAAAGTGTTTGACCTGCTGAACTCGAAGAAGCGGCTGAGGGTGCTAGAAGATGGGAAGCATCAGATCCAAGTGGTGGGCCTTAGGGAGGAAGAGGTCACCAGTGTGGAAGATGTCAGCAAACTGATTGAAATAGGCAGCAAGTGTCGCACGTCAGGCCAGACTTCTGCCAACTCTCACTCCTCCCGGAGCCATGCCATCTTCCAGATCATACTCAGGAAGAGGGGGTATTTGTACGCCAAGTTTTCACTGATTGATTTGGCTGGGAATGAGAGAGGAGCTGACATCTCCACTGCAGACAGGCAAACGAGGCTGGAGGGGGCTGATATTAATAAAAGCCTCTTGGCACTCAAAGAGTGCATCAGGGCACTGGGACATAACAAAGCCCACACCCCATTCAGGGCCAGCAAACTCACCCAGGTCCTGCGGGACTCATTTATCGGGGAAAACTCACGTACCTGCATGATTGCCACTGTCTCTCCAGGGATGAGATCCTGCGAGCACAGCCTTAACACCCTGCGGTATGCCAACCGTGTGAAGGAGCTGGTGGTGAATTTAAACTCCCTTGGACAATCCCGTCAGGAGGTGCCAAGGTTCCTGCATCGGATAAAGGACACAAAGAAACCCTGGGCTGTTCAGAACCCCTCCGGGACACCTGAGTTACAGCTGTCTGGGGTACAGCCTGACAAGGAGGTATCACCCCAGATATTTACTTTCAATGCCAAAGGAAAAGcgcagaagaagagaaaagaggcaGATGAGAAGGCGCTTCTGGAGGAGCATCAGGAGTCTCTGCGATGGTTGAAAGCGTTCCTACAGGTGGCCGAAGAAATAGACTACAATGTGGATTTTTACGCTGCACAGTTTGAATCAGTCCTGGGTCAAAAAATTGGCACCCTGACCGAGATTCAAGAAAAAGTCAAATTATTCCGGTCAATTCTTTGCAAGGAAGAACAGGGCAGCAACCAGAGCTGCATGAAGAGATCTCGTGTGCTGTAA